One Fibrobacterota bacterium genomic window carries:
- a CDS encoding TIGR02147 family protein, with translation MDAPKPAAPAVTAYLDFRSYLKDWFRFRREIQPAYSMRSFARNPALGISSTSFMTNLMKGERNLTQRQRLAFIKALKLEGPEAEYFDFLVQFNQAKTLDEKNYFFSHLSRHRGSRAKMLVEGQYEFFAEWHHSVIWNYLGLKGSEATPARIARHLAEELPPEKIQASLDLLLGMGLIKRTANGYDVAERHLVTDKTVLGQVAKDYHRAFLRLAAGALDRYPPEKRQFKVLAFSVSDKGFAAVKQRIEAFLQEVREIVDRDEEVNQVNVLNIQLFPGARIP, from the coding sequence GTGGACGCCCCCAAGCCTGCCGCCCCCGCGGTCACCGCCTATCTGGATTTCCGGAGCTACCTGAAAGACTGGTTCCGGTTCCGCAGGGAAATCCAACCGGCCTATTCCATGCGATCGTTCGCGCGCAATCCCGCCTTGGGCATTTCCAGCACCAGCTTCATGACCAACCTGATGAAGGGGGAGCGCAACCTTACCCAGCGCCAGCGCCTGGCCTTCATCAAGGCCCTCAAGCTGGAAGGGCCCGAGGCCGAGTACTTCGATTTCCTGGTGCAATTCAACCAGGCCAAAACCCTGGACGAGAAGAATTACTTTTTCTCGCATCTCTCGCGGCATCGCGGCTCGCGGGCCAAGATGCTCGTGGAAGGGCAATACGAATTCTTCGCGGAATGGCACCATAGCGTGATCTGGAATTACCTGGGCCTGAAAGGATCGGAGGCCACGCCGGCGCGCATCGCCCGACATTTGGCCGAAGAGCTTCCGCCGGAAAAGATCCAGGCCTCGCTCGATCTGCTCCTGGGCATGGGACTGATCAAACGGACCGCCAACGGCTACGACGTGGCCGAGAGGCATCTGGTGACGGACAAGACGGTCCTAGGGCAGGTCGCCAAGGACTACCATCGCGCCTTCCTGCGCCTGGCCGCGGGCGCATTGGATCGCTATCCGCCCGAGAAGCGGCAATTCAAGGTGCTGGCCTTTTCCGTTTCGGACAAGGGCTTCGCGGCCGTCAAACAGCGCATCGAAGCCTTTCTGCAAGAGGTGAGGGAAATCGTGGATCGGGATGAAGAAGTGAATCAGGTGAACGTACTCAACATCCAACTCTTCCCGGGGGCCCGCATCCCATGA